A segment of the Sphingomonas cannabina genome:
CGCAGGCCCTGGATCTCCTGCACCACCCGCCGCTTCGTGGCCCCATCGAGCGGGTCCCAGAGCTGCTTCGGCGCGCGGAGGAGGGCGTTGGTGAAATAGGCCGAGTCGACAAGCGGCTGGCCTTCGCTCCGCCACAGCAGATAGTCGGGGCTGGCCGGATCGACCGCATGGGCATAGCTGGCGAGCGCTTGCTGGCGCAGCTTCGTGCGCAGCCGCCCCTCTGCCGTCTCGTCGTCGGGAAGCGCCAGCCACGGCGCGATGCCGGAGATCAGCCGCCCGAAACATTCGAGATAGGCGACCTTGGCATTGCGCCCGTCCCAGGTGGGGCTGAGCTCCGGCTCGAACACCGCCTGGAGCCGGCCTTCGGACATCGGGCCCAGCACCGGTTCCGCCATCCTGGCGAGGATGTCGAGCATATAGCTCCGGTCGCTCGCGCCGTCGGGCCTGCGCCGTGCGGTGGCCAAGCCCGGAGCGGTCGCGGCAAGCGTGCCGGTGGCCAGGATGGAGGCGAGGAAGCGGCGGCGTTCCATGGGTGGTCCTATGATCAGCGCGGCGGGAGGAAATCGAGCCGCTCTGCAGCCACGTAGCGCTCCCAGGCCTCTCGGCTGCGGAAGCCGCCTTCGCCCAGGCTCCAGGCCGAGCCGGAATAATAGACGAACGGCTTGCCCGGCGTGACCTTGAGCAGCACCAGATGGTTATCGGCGTCCTGCCGGATCTCGGCGATCATCGCCGGATCGACCCGCAGCGCGATCGCCATGCGGCCGTGATGCGGGTCCGCGGGCCCCCACCAGGAGAGCAGACCGCGCGCGCGGTCGACGGTCAGCTCGCCGCCGTCGCCGGTAGTGCGCTTGCCGATGCCGATGCCCACGAGCAGCGGCCCCGGCTTGTCCGACCGGATCGTCGACACCAGCCGCGTGAAATGGGTGCCGAGGGGAAGGGTGAACCGGCGCGTCTCCCACACCTTGCGTCCGACATCGACCGGCCAGGGGGCATAGTCGACCACGAAGTCGGCCGTGTCGGGCCCATCCTTCAGGATACGATAGCTGCGATAGTTGCGCGAGACCCACAGCTTGTTGTCGAACCAGATGCCCAGCCCGCCGGCACCACGGCCCGTGCCGACGTTATAGAAGTCGAGGCCCTCGCCATGATAGGCGTGCTGGTCGCCGGTGCGCAGCTGCCGGTCCATGAAGGGCCAGGCGACGTTCTTGCCCCAGCTGTCGATTCCCGACCCAGAGGGCGGCTCGGCCGCCTCCAGCGCGTGGCCGTAGATGCGGTGCGCGGTCTTGTCGTTCTCCCACAGGAGATCGCCGTAGCGATAGTCCGCGAGCATCACCCTCGCGCGCGGCGTCTTGTCCGGCGCGGGGGGCAGGGGGCTCGCCACGGGCGGCAATTGCTCAGCCTCGGGAAGGGTCTGGGCCGGTGCTGCGCCGGCAAGCAACACGGCGACGGCGGCGCAGAACCGGGCGCTCACCGGAGTTCCCCCGCGGCGGCGGGTTTGGCCCGGTCGGGCGTGGTGCCGTCGCCCGCGAAGGGCTCGAGCGTGAAGCCGTAATGGATCGGCTTCAACGGCACCCGATATTGCGGCAGCGGGCGTCCGCCGGCATCCCAGGCATTGTCGCCGCCGACGCCGGA
Coding sequences within it:
- a CDS encoding DUF4861 family protein codes for the protein MSARFCAAVAVLLAGAAPAQTLPEAEQLPPVASPLPPAPDKTPRARVMLADYRYGDLLWENDKTAHRIYGHALEAAEPPSGSGIDSWGKNVAWPFMDRQLRTGDQHAYHGEGLDFYNVGTGRGAGGLGIWFDNKLWVSRNYRSYRILKDGPDTADFVVDYAPWPVDVGRKVWETRRFTLPLGTHFTRLVSTIRSDKPGPLLVGIGIGKRTTGDGGELTVDRARGLLSWWGPADPHHGRMAIALRVDPAMIAEIRQDADNHLVLLKVTPGKPFVYYSGSAWSLGEGGFRSREAWERYVAAERLDFLPPR